A genomic stretch from Candidatus Nitrotoga arctica includes:
- a CDS encoding response regulator — protein sequence MGNKFILLVEDNPDDEALTLRALKQNRIDNGVVVARDGAEALDYLFGKGKYAERDLNAMPALILLDLKLPKVDGLEVLKQLRADPLTALLPVAILTSSSEEHDLIAGYKLGLNSYILKPVDFDQFTEAVRNLGIYWLAINETPPRGRRAK from the coding sequence ATGGGTAATAAATTTATTTTGCTGGTCGAGGACAATCCCGATGACGAAGCGCTTACCCTGCGTGCGCTCAAGCAAAACCGTATCGACAACGGAGTAGTGGTGGCGCGCGATGGGGCAGAAGCACTCGATTATCTGTTTGGAAAAGGGAAATATGCGGAGCGTGACCTGAATGCAATGCCGGCGCTAATCTTGCTTGATTTAAAATTGCCTAAAGTGGATGGCCTTGAAGTATTGAAGCAATTGCGTGCAGACCCTCTAACCGCACTGTTACCGGTGGCTATTCTCACCTCCTCGAGCGAGGAGCATGATCTGATAGCGGGCTATAAACTCGGTCTTAATAGCTATATCCTTAAGCCAGTGGATTTTGACCAGTTTACTGAGGCGGTGCGCAACCTGGGGATATATTGGCTGGCAATCAACGAAACGCCTCCAAGAGGTAGACGCGCAAAATGA